The following proteins come from a genomic window of Methanobacterium bryantii:
- the wtpA gene encoding tungstate ABC transporter substrate-binding protein WtpA — MNNRNITIITIVIIAVAAIGVYGYNTYSTSSESGTIVIYAADSLGSQLNATAKEFKNQHPNVNVEIHYSGSQAAIRQITDLNKSADIMASADYGLIDQRLIPNYTSWNVKYARNNLVIAYTNKSKNSSQINGTNWYQIFNQSDVKFGFSDPNSDPAGYRAVMMIKLADSYYNNSDIFNSLVAANSAITSKANGTGYAINAPSNLNPGSHIMIRDDAAQLMPSLESGALDYAIVYKNIAEQQKGSGVEYIELPGSLSLNDTQYESDYKKISLVEYSDSNDANKTKVIKLSPIVYGITVLNNAPQKQLATEFVQLLLSPTGTQIIQNSFQEPISPAIATNDSTNIPQALQQYITGGE; from the coding sequence ATGAACAACAGGAATATAACGATAATAACTATTGTAATAATTGCTGTCGCCGCAATTGGAGTGTATGGATACAATACATACTCAACTTCATCAGAAAGCGGCACTATAGTAATATATGCTGCAGACAGCCTGGGAAGTCAATTGAATGCTACTGCAAAGGAATTTAAAAACCAGCATCCAAACGTCAACGTAGAAATACACTATTCCGGAAGTCAAGCTGCAATCAGACAGATAACTGATCTAAATAAGAGTGCCGATATTATGGCATCAGCTGATTACGGTCTCATAGATCAGAGACTGATACCTAACTACACCAGTTGGAATGTTAAATATGCACGTAACAACCTGGTAATTGCATACACCAACAAAAGTAAAAACAGCAGCCAGATTAACGGCACTAACTGGTACCAGATATTCAACCAATCAGACGTGAAATTTGGTTTCAGCGATCCAAACTCTGATCCAGCAGGATACCGTGCTGTTATGATGATAAAACTTGCAGATTCATATTACAATAACAGCGATATATTCAACAGCCTTGTTGCCGCAAATTCTGCAATTACATCTAAAGCAAACGGTACAGGATACGCAATAAACGCCCCATCCAACCTGAATCCAGGCTCCCACATTATGATAAGAGACGATGCAGCACAGTTAATGCCGTCCCTGGAATCCGGTGCTCTTGATTATGCCATTGTATATAAAAACATCGCAGAGCAGCAGAAAGGTTCAGGTGTGGAATACATTGAACTTCCAGGTTCACTAAGCCTTAACGACACACAATATGAATCAGATTACAAAAAAATAAGTTTAGTAGAGTACAGCGACAGTAACGACGCCAATAAAACCAAAGTAATAAAATTATCACCTATCGTCTACGGAATTACCGTACTGAACAACGCACCGCAAAAACAGCTTGCAACAGAATTTGTACAGCTGCTTTTAAGCCCAACCGGTACACAAATAATCCAGAACAGCTTCCAGGAACCTATAAGCCCAGCAATAGCAACTAACGATTCAACCAATATCCCACAAGCTCTCCAGCAGTACATAACCGGCGGCGAATAA
- the wtpB gene encoding tungstate ABC transporter permease WtpB, with protein MRKLDYTTIFFAFMGSFLILFIFIPILNLMVSSDPSSIWRNLQDTEVIKSIFVSVYSALAATVIALLFGVPLAYILARHDFFGKGLVESIIDIPVVIPHTVSGIALLLVFTSGGILGAPFSKFGIIFTDALPGVVIAMLFVSSSFVVNSAREGFESIDPRMEKVARTLGSGPLRTFFVITLPLALRSIAVGSIMCWARAISEFGAIIIIAYYPLAAPTLIYQRFVNFGLSESTPVAVILISLCLILFILVRILIKGWRTYDKN; from the coding sequence ATGAGAAAACTAGATTATACAACCATTTTCTTCGCATTTATGGGATCTTTCCTGATCCTGTTCATTTTCATTCCCATACTCAATTTGATGGTGTCCTCAGATCCCAGTTCTATCTGGAGGAATCTTCAGGACACAGAAGTAATTAAATCTATATTTGTCAGTGTGTATTCAGCACTTGCAGCAACAGTTATAGCCCTCCTGTTTGGAGTACCACTTGCATATATCCTTGCAAGACACGATTTCTTCGGAAAAGGACTTGTAGAGTCAATAATTGATATTCCAGTTGTAATACCTCATACGGTAAGTGGTATTGCACTTTTGCTTGTTTTTACATCAGGAGGCATACTTGGAGCACCGTTCAGCAAATTTGGCATCATCTTTACAGATGCACTCCCAGGTGTTGTTATTGCAATGCTTTTTGTAAGTTCTTCTTTCGTTGTAAACTCTGCAAGGGAAGGGTTTGAAAGTATTGACCCCCGTATGGAAAAGGTAGCCCGTACGCTTGGTTCAGGGCCTCTTCGAACATTTTTTGTTATAACTCTACCTCTCGCTTTAAGGAGCATCGCAGTTGGTTCCATAATGTGCTGGGCCAGGGCAATAAGTGAATTTGGAGCCATTATAATCATAGCTTACTACCCACTGGCAGCGCCAACGCTTATTTACCAAAGATTCGTGAACTTTGGGTTATCAGAGTCAACTCCAGTGGCTGTTATCCTTATATCACTGTGTCTAATACTGTTTATATTAGTTAGAATTCTTATAAAAGGATGGAGAACCTATGATAAGAATTGA